The genomic stretch TGCGTAAAGCCATTGATGTTGGTTTTCACGCGGTCTTTCGACAATGCAGCTTCTAACGAAGTTAGTACTCGCTGACGATGCTCTTCTGACGCCATATCGATAAAGTCGATAATGATGATGCCACCTAGGTTACGCAGACGTAACTGGCGAGCAATGGCTTGAGTCGCTTCAATATTGGTATTAAAGATGGTCTCTTCTAAGTTACGACGACCAACAAACGCACCCGTGTTGATGTCGATGGTGGTCATCGCTTCTGTTTGATCGATGATTAAGTAACCACCCGACTTGAGCTCAACTTTGCGCTCCAAAGAGCGTTGAATTTCGTTCTCAGTGTCGTACATATCAAAGATAGGCTTGTCACCTTCGTAAAGCTCAAGCTTATCGGTCAGCTCCGGTACGTACTCAGAAGTAAACTCTTTGAGGTTCTCATATTCTAAACGTGAATCGACCAAAATCTTGTCGAGTTCCGTTCCAACGAAGTCACGCAAAATACGTTGTGCAAGACCAAGCTCGCCATACAGCGTTGAACGTGTCTTGTACTTAGAACGACGCTCCATGACTTTCAGCCATAAGCGTTTTAGGAACGCAGCATCTTGAGAGAGTTCTTTCTCGTCCGCCCCTTCTGCGGCCGTGCGGATAATAAAGCCACCGTGCTCATCGCAGTAGTGATTCACCACTTTTTTAAGGCGCTCACGTTCGCTTTCGCTTTCAATACGTTGCGATACACCAACGTGGCTAGCGCCTGGCATAAAGACGAGATAACGGGAAGGAAGTGTGATGTCAGTAGTTAAACGCGCACCTTTAGTGCCAAGAGGATCTTTAACTACCTGTACGACGATATCCTGACCTTGGCGAACCAGTTCAGAAATGTCACGAACTTGAAACTGCTGTTTCTCGTTCTCTGCCACACATTCAGTATGCGGAACGATATCAGACGCATGTAAAAACGCCGCTTTATCTAAACCGATATCGACGAAAGCCGCTTGCATGCCAGGCAGCACTCGGCTTACTTTGCCTTTGTAAATGTTGCCCACAATGCCGCGACGAGATTCGCGCTCGATATGAATTTCTTGTAGTACTCCACCTTCAATCATGGCCACACGAGTTTCACTCGGGGTCACGTTAAGCAGCAATTCTGCACTCATGTGCACACCTCAAAACAATTATAAAAATTCTTGAATTAGCTGATCGGTTTCGAACAAAGGTAAGCCTACTACAGCGTGATAACTGCCTTCGATTCGGGTGACAAATCGCCCTCCGAGTCCCTGAATACCATAACTTCCAGCTTTATCGCATGGCTCTCCTGACTGCCAATATTGTTCGATTTCTTCGTGAGTCAGTGGCTTGAACCATACGTCAGTGGTGACGACCACCGAGTGTTGTTGTTCCGATGATACGACGCTCACCGC from Vibrio parahaemolyticus encodes the following:
- the rng gene encoding ribonuclease G yields the protein MSAELLLNVTPSETRVAMIEGGVLQEIHIERESRRGIVGNIYKGKVSRVLPGMQAAFVDIGLDKAAFLHASDIVPHTECVAENEKQQFQVRDISELVRQGQDIVVQVVKDPLGTKGARLTTDITLPSRYLVFMPGASHVGVSQRIESESERERLKKVVNHYCDEHGGFIIRTAAEGADEKELSQDAAFLKRLWLKVMERRSKYKTRSTLYGELGLAQRILRDFVGTELDKILVDSRLEYENLKEFTSEYVPELTDKLELYEGDKPIFDMYDTENEIQRSLERKVELKSGGYLIIDQTEAMTTIDINTGAFVGRRNLEETIFNTNIEATQAIARQLRLRNLGGIIIIDFIDMASEEHRQRVLTSLEAALSKDRVKTNINGFTQLGLVEMTRKRTRESIEHILCSGCPTCEGRGTVKTVETVCYEILREITRVNRAYDADNFVVYASPFVAEALLGDESHALAELEVFIGKQVRIQAEPLYIQEQFDVVMM